The following proteins are encoded in a genomic region of Sebastes fasciatus isolate fSebFas1 chromosome 12, fSebFas1.pri, whole genome shotgun sequence:
- the clec3ba gene encoding tetranectin, which yields MDARGVWLMLCLLLLARCSFQQTTSKRKNGKKDSANSAAIEELKKQITDILQELNLMKEQQALQTVCLRGTKILGKCFLADPVKKTFHAASEDCIAKGGSLATSLSGDENDQLYSYVRQSIGPEEHIWLGINDIVTDGQWVDQSGGSVRFKNWETEITLQPDGGRSQNCGILSTTANGKWFDESCRAEKASVCEFNIV from the exons ATGGATGCTCGAGGGGTTTGGTTGATGCTTTGCCTTCTCCTGCTGGCACGATGCTCGTTCCAGCAGACCACCTCGAAGAGAAAAAATGGCAAGAAAG ACTCTGCAAACAGTGCTGCAATAGAGGAGCTGAAGAAACAGATTACTGACATTCTTCAAGAGCTGAATTTGATGAAAGAGCAGCAAGCTTTACAGACAG TGTGTCTCCGAGGCACCAAGATCCTCGGCAAGTGTTTCCTGGCTGACCCGGTGAAGAAGACCTTCCACGCCGCCAGCGAAGATTGCATCGCCAAGGGAGGCAGTCTGGCCACTTCTCTGTCAGGAGACGAGAACGACCAGCTCTACAGCTACGTACGTCAGAGCATCGGCCCAGAGGAACACATCTGGCTGGGCATCAACGACATTGTGACCGACGGCCAGTGGGTGGACCAGTCAGGTGGCAGCGTGCGCTTTAAGAACTGGGAGACAGAGATCACCCTGCAGCCGGACGGAGGACGCAGCCAGAACTGCGGCATCCTCTCCACCACGGCCAACGGGAAGTGGTTTGATGAGAGCTGTCGAGCTGAAAAGGCCTCCGTGTGTGAGTTCAACATCGTCTGA
- the cdcp1a gene encoding CUB domain-containing protein 1a has product MLLSRVTSLLLLLTLIACTVSGVQKLTVTPDRGTTLRISSSQVKGCKGCIVAGRSRQCDPPFVLTGSTSVSVEFDCSRPQDVYSVEIVRNIECTTKSCNGHIIQSDAGSLPFLNFNRKFTWNLKASASKALKIDFSNTGMRQINPSEGCPDRHSYTLQALQTTGKVAVGKYCRTGPVSSAQILNQGSFSLDIPAGQKLDNGQFQVSGGEEIKTLAKIKVTLPKGTSSSDLFSPNYPDSFPDDDVMEWYFEVPDKHKAAVLFSNVTQPRCLKKVTAVECHIKGKGYVLNLTDPRPHQNKESFSLTLRNCEMDRTRAGSPGLSLNLKVSSSIANPTVSCKVDVSKMKGISLHLEKLKSASDCKMRINSVLKENVTVTSKTDLTFQDCLPEDVKVTATRAIECSQLNGCPNCSRLSVPVLPTCLRFPLRSMTWTFRIPMSGTLVLSSPSGPLKQSINGQQCNDSILFEVAEDDGTSIGTFCPQGTIQKVQIRANVSVTVSGIKGKALRTPVKYVLDALYKDEISEKYIFNVSPKGDSPVLLATPGWPKGMMASSTVSWIVSVPPKMEARLVFDNVSQPKCGAGHTGIKVQRVGSREEDYSRREDENAKSLTVSGKFYLNMSNCSPERGDFRVFTKITLQKSKNVLLTIILSVVAVLLVIFVIVLIVVCVVIRKKKKKLSHQVSIYNPSGTIFLPGQNGFPRSREDSESHVYASIDDELVYTDLLRKGAEMGIYEDFEMHRTFTRHTDSQKPLVSEDAGSDDTPVGVYQQFEAPPLPIRPRSYGQPLADDVICKTEEQSEEERSPNLGPRREPEGGN; this is encoded by the exons ATGTTATTATCAAGAGTCACCAGTCTGCTTCTACTGCTCACACTCATCGCCTGCACTGTATCAG GGGTTCAGAAGCTGACCGTCACCCCTGACAGAGGCACCACCCTCAGAATCAGCAGCAGTCAGGTCAAAGGTTGCAAGGGGTGCATCGTGGCAGGACGCTCGCGACAATGTGATCCACCCTTCGTGCTAACAGGCAGCACCAGTGTCTCAGTGGAGTTTGATTGCTCCAGACCTCAAGATGTATACAGCGTGGAAATTGTGCGAAATATAG AGTGTACCACAAAGTCGTGCAACGGCCACATCATCCAGTCTGACGCCGGCTCGCTTCCTTTTCTGAATTTTAACCGAAAGTTCACCTGGAACCTGAAGGCCTCTGCGTCGAAAGCACTCAAAATAGACTTCAGCAACACGGGTATGAGACAGATTAATCCATCTGAGGGATGTCCAGACAGACACAGCTACACCCTGCAGGCCCTCCAGACTACGGGGAAGGTGGCCGTGGGGAAATACTGCAGAACGGGGCCTGTCAGTAGCGCTCAGATACTGAATCAAGGCAGCTTTTCTCTGGACATCCCAGCAGGGCAGAAGCTGGACAATGGCCAGTTTCAGGTGTCTGGCGGGGAGGAAATCAAGA cCCTCGCGAAAATTAAAGTGACGCTACCAAAAGGGACCTCGTCCTCAGACCTGTTCTCGCCAAACTACCCGGACAGTTTTCCTGACGATGACGTGATGGAGTGGTACTTTGAGGTCCCGGACAAACACAAGGCAGCCGTTCTGTTCTCAAATGTCACACAGCCGCGTTGTCTGAAGAAGGTGACGGCGGTGGAGTGCCACATTAAAGGAAAAGGGTACGTGCTGAATCTAACGGATCCTCGGCCGCACCAGAATAAGGAGAGCTTCTCGCTCACGCTGAGGAACTGCGAGATGGACAGAACACGCGCTGGTTCTCCTGGACTGTCGTTAAACCTCAAGGTGTCTTCTTCAATTGCAAATCCAACAG TGTCATGTAAAGTGGATGTGAGCAAAATGAAGGGCATTTCTCTTCACTTGGAGAAGTTGAAATCGGCGTCTGACTGCAAGATGAGAATAAACTCTGTGTTGAAGGAGAACGTCACAGTCACATCGAAGACTGACCTGACTTTCCAGGACTGCCTTCCTGAAGATGTAAAAGTCACCGCCACGAGAGCCATAG AGTGTAGTCAACTCAACGGCTGCCCGAACTGCTCCCGTCTGTCGGTGCCCGTGCTGCCGACCTGCCTCCGCTTCCCTCTGAGAAGCATGACCTGGACTTTCCGTATTCCTATGTCGGGCACCTTGGTGCTGAGCTCACCCAGCGGGCCCCTCAAGCAGTCCATAAATGGGCAGCAATGCAACGACAGCATCCTATTCGAAGTGGCCGAAGACGACGGCACATCTATCGGAACCTTCTGTCCTCAGGGAACCATACAGAAGGTCCAAATCCGCGCCAACGTGTCCGTCACTGTGTCCGGCATTAAGGGTAAAGCACTAAGGACGCCTGTCAAGTATGTGCTGGATGCCCTTTATAAAGACGAGATATCAG AAAAATACATATTCAATGTATCCCCAAAGGGAGACTCCCCTGTCCTCTTGGCAACTCCTGGTTGGCCAAAAGGAATGATGGCTTCCTCCACCGTCTCCTGGATCGTCTCCGTTCCCCCGAAGATGGAGGCTCGCCTGGTGTTTGACAACGTCAGCCAGCCTAAGTGCGGGGCCGGCCACACCGGCATCAAGGTGCAGAGAGTCGGCTCCCGGGAAGAGGACTACAGCCGCAGGGAGGACGAGAATGCCAAGAGCCTCACCGTCTCCGGCAAATTCTACCTCAACATGTCCAACTGTAGTCCTGAGAGAGGAGACTTCAGGGTCTTCACCAAGATCACCCTGCAGAAGAGCAAGA ACGTTCTGCTGACCATCATCCTGAGTGTGGTGGCTGTTCTGTTGGTCATTTTTGTCATCGTGCTGATAGTGGTCTGTGTGGTGATTAG gaagaagaagaaaaagctgAGTCATCAAGTGTCCATCTACAATCCCAGCGGTACCATCTTCCTGCCAGGACAAAACGGCTTCCCAAGATCACGCGAGGACAGCGAGTCCCACGTGTACGCCTCCATTGACGACGAGCTGGTCTACACGGACCTGCTGAGAAAGGGAGCAGAGATGGGCATCTACGAAGACTTTGAAATGCACCGGACCTTCACGAGGCACACTGACTCTCAGAAGCCGCTGGTCTCTGAAGACGCCGGTTCAGACGACACGCCAGTCGGGGTTTACCAGCAGTTTGAGGCTCCTCCGCTTCCCATCAGGCCCCGGAGCTACGGCCAGCCCCTGGCGGACGATGTGATTTGCAAGACCGAGGAGCAAAGCGAAGAGGAACGCTCTCCGAATCTGGGGCCGCGGCGGGAGCCGGAGGGAGGGAACTGA